In Zingiber officinale cultivar Zhangliang chromosome 1A, Zo_v1.1, whole genome shotgun sequence, a genomic segment contains:
- the LOC122000858 gene encoding flap endonuclease 1-A-like — protein sequence MQSVSQAKLLCNLFPLVNGDMEKKCILHLQGMFNRTIKLLEAGIEPVYVFDGQPPELKKQELAKRYLKRKDATNDLNTTIETGDLEGIEKYSKRTVKVTKQHNEDCKRLLRLMGVPTIEAPCEAEAQCAALCKSDKVFAVASENMDTLTFGVPRFLHHLMDPSSKKISVMEFDVSKVLEELRLTMDQFIDLCILSGCDYCDNIKGGAIREA from the exons atgcaGTCTGTTTCTCAAGCTAAACTGCTTTGCAACTTGTTTCCTCTTGTTAACGGTGATATGGAAAAGAAATGTATTCT TCATTTGCAAGGGATGTTCAATCGAACTATCAAATTATTAGAAGCAGGTATCGAGCCAGT ATATGTATTTGACGGTCAACCTCCAGAGTTGAAGAAACAAGAACTTGCCAAAAG ataTTTAAAGAGGAAAGATGCAACTAACGATCTGAACACAACAATTGAG ACTGGTGATTTGGAGGGAATTGAAAAGTACAGCAAAAGGACTGTCAAG GTAACCAAGCAACATAATGAAGATTGTAAACGTCTCTTAAGACTAATGGGTGTGCCTACTATTGAG GCACCCTGTGAAGCAGAAGCTCAATGCGCAGCTCTTTGCAAAAGTGACAAG GTGTTTGCAGTTGCCTCAGAAAACATGGATACTTTAACTTTTGGGGTACCaaggtttctccatcatttaatGGATCCTAGTTCCAAAAAAATCTCTGTGATGGAATTTGACGTTTCAAAG GTTCTTGAAGAGCTAAGACTTACTATGGATCAGTTCATTGATTTGTGTATTCTCTCTGGATGTGATTATTGTGATAACATTAAAG GTggggcaattcgtgaggcttga